TCCAACGAGAACTGCACAAGCGGATTTGGAGTTAGCACTTTATTCTGGACATGGCGAATTTCCCAGAATTATTTATTCACCAGGAAAAATTGAAGAAGCTTATGAAATAAGCCAGATTGCGTTTAATATGGCGGATAAATATCAAATTCCTGTATTCATACTATCTGACGAATATCTTGCAGATACATTTTACAATCTATCAGATGATGAATTAAAAACTGTAAAAAAAGAAAATCATGTTGTAAAAACTGATTTTGACTACAAAAGGTACCAATTGTCCGAAAATCCAATTTCAGAGCGAGGAATTCCAGGATTTGGTGAGGGGATTGTACTGGTATGTGGTAACGAACATGATGAATTTGGGGATATTACTGAAGATGTTGATTTAATAAATAAAATGACTAAAAAACGGAATAAGAAGTTAGATTTAATTAAAAAAGAAGCAATAGCACCGGAATTTATTGGAAATGAAGATTACAAAAACCTGATTGTTTCATGGGGTACAACATACTACCCAGTAAAAGATGCACTTGAAAAATTGAATTTAAAAGATACTGCACTTTTACATTTCAGTCAAGTTTATCCGATTTCCGATTCTGCTGAAAAATACTTAAAAAAAGCTGAGAAGATAATAAATATCGAATTAAATTATTCTGGACAGCTTGGAAGACTTTTAAAAAGGGAATTTGGAACTGAAATGAATGATAGTATTTTAAAATACGATGGCAGGGCTTTTTCGGTTGAAGAACTTACTGAAAAAATTGAAAAAGTTTTGATGGGGTGAGATTCATGGAAAAAAATCCTTTTCAAAGAACTGAAAAAATAGATATTTCCTGGTGTCCGGGATGTGGAAACTTTGCAATAAAAGCATCACTTTCAAATGCCCTGTCAAAACTGAAATTAAACCCGCAAAATGTTGCAATTGTTTCAGGAATCGGGCAGGCTGGAAAAATGCCTCACTACATAACTGTAAATGGATTTCATACATTACATGGAAGAGCGATACCTGCTGCAACTGCCGTGAAAACCACAAATCCCGAGCTTACAGTAATTGCAGAAGGTGGCGATGGCGATATGTATGCAGAAGGTGGAAATCATCTTATTCATGCTATTCGAAGAAACCCAAATATCACAGTTTTGATACATAATAATCAGATATACGGGCTTACAAAAGGACAAGCCTCCCCAACTACCCTGGTTTCAACAAAAACTCCTACTCAACCGTGGGGAGTATTTGAGGAACCTTTAAATTCGATAGCACTTGCAATTTCATTAAACGCATCTTTTGTGGCACGTACATTTTCAGGAAATATTGAAAAAACCGAAGAAATAATAATTGAAGCAATAAATCATAAGGGTTTATCTATTGTAGATATATTTCATCCCTGTCCCTCATTTAACAAAGTAAATACTCTTCAATGGTATAAAGAACATACTTATTATTTAGAAGGCCATGATGTAACGGATAGAAAAAAAGCATTTGAAAAATCGCTTGAAACTGATAAGTATCCCCTTGGAATATTTTATACTTGTGAAAAACCCGTATTTGAAGACGTTGTTCCCCCATACATCTCAGAAAAAACTCCGATATGGAAAAGAGAACCGAATTTAGAAAAAATTGAAGAAATAATGAATTCAAAAAGAACTTAATAATAAATAGATTAGTGGTTTAACCAAATATTAAAAATCTTTGTGAAAATTATGGAAAATTTAGAAAAAATAAACGAACTTGTCGAAATATTTGGGCATTTTGACGTGGAATTTGCTAAAAACATGGAAGAAAAAATGGATACACAATATCTGGTTCTTCAGAATCTAAAATATTCAATGGATAACGATGAAATGTTTATAAAACTCGTGATTTTAAATTCAATAGTAAGCTACCAGCTTTGCACTACTGGGGAGCTCTGGTGGGGTGAATTTTCAGAATATTGGTCAAAAAATGAAGTTAATAATGATAATTTAGGGGAAAAATACATTAATTTTCTCAAAAATTCAAAGGGAAACAGACGACTTTTAAACGTAAAAATAAAAAGGATTGAAAAAGTTATCCCGTTTCTTGAAACGATAAATCTTCTGGATTTTAAAAATTACTATGTAACTATGGAAGAACTGCTTGAAAAACTATCAAAATGCTTAAACTCGAAAAAAAATGCAAAAACCATTGTCTTTGCACTAAAAATGTTTGGTTATTCTTCAAGAATCGTATTTAATGAATTTATTCCCTACCCGATGGAGATTGAAATTCCAAAAGATTCAAGAATTGAAAAATACACCCTCAAATTTACAGATAAAGACCCGATAAAATTTTGGAATAATATTTCTAAAATTACAAAAATTCCGCCATTACATATAGATTCGATAATTTGGCCAGTTCTTGGGAAAAAATTTGATTTTGAATCATGTAACGGAAAAATTGGTAAAAAATCAAAATATTTATTCAAATTACTTGAATTTTGATAGTATTATAAAATTATATAAATAAGTGTTTTCAAAATTAAATCTATGGGAAAAGGAGGTAGTTTTATGTCAGTTTGGAAATGCACAGTCTGCGGATACGAATACGATGAAGAAAAAGAGGGGAAAAAGTTCTCAGAATTGCCTGATACCTGGACATGCCCCCTTTGTGGTGCTAAAAAATCTGCATTCGTAGAATTATAAAAAATTTAAGCTTTATTACTTTTTTTAATGTATTTTATGTATTTTGCAGCATCTTTTATTCTTGCCTCAAGGTGCGGAACATCCATAATTTCGAATTTATTGTATTTATCGTGCAGGTGGAATCTCAAAGATATCATCGACATTGTGTGTGCTATATCTTCGTCATCGAGATTCATCGAAACCACATCGATTCTATTGAGTAATTCACAAACTAAACTTTTAGCCCTGTCTAAATCCTCATCATCAAGATTCATTGAATAGATGTCCAGTTCTTCCATTATCTCGTGAACTGGCTTTTCAGGATTTTCGAGAAGCGATTTGACGATATTGTTCGAAAGTTCTTTTAATTTAATTTCTTTTTTCATTTTGTACACCGGAACAGATGGAAAACTTGGCTTTTTACAGATTTTTATTTAAGATATTTTTTAAAATACCTTCTTCACTTTGAAGTAACAGAATATTAATCTTTGCATTTTTAAAATACCCAATTTCAACAAATAACATTATTTAAAAGATACTATATAAACGTTAAAACACGGATCATGTCAAAAACTATAAAAAAAGAATTATTCTTCGTCATCAAATTCGATTGTCGCATTTACTATGTTAAATTCTTTTCCGCCTTTCAATTTAACATTTCTCGATTCACATTTTGGACATATTACTTCGAGTTCATCTTTTGTATCCAAATCTCCTTCGAATTCACAGTCCATACAGAAAATTTTTGGTTTTACCATCTCTGCTTTTAATTCTGCGCCCTTACATACAGTATCTTCTGAAATAACTTCGAAAACAAACTGTAACTGATCGACACTTAACAAAGTAAGTTCCCCAATTTCCAGATTAATGTCATTTACTTTTATAACCTTTCTACCGAGTGCTTCTTGTTGTTCAACTGCTTCGAGTATCGCATTTAATACTGACGTTGCATAAGAGAGTTCGTGCATTAAAAAACACCTTGTTTATCGAGTCTTTCCAAAACCATTTCTTTTACTTTTTCTTCTTTTCCACTTGGAACAAAAATCTTGAAGTTTACAACGATTCTTACAGTATCGTCCCCATCTGAAAGTTTACACTCTTCAAGATATGCTTTTTGTTTATCAAATCTTAAATAAAGTTTATTTTTCTCGATTCTACTATCCATTTCACTTTTTAATCGATTTACGTTTCTTTCGTCGCTTTTTATCAAATCAATGATATAATTGAATACCATTTTTGCCTTTTTTCCAGAAATTTTAACGGTGTGAATCTCAATAGGATTTCCAAAATTTCCTTCTGTTTCAACTGTCTCGGTTTCTAAATCGTCTTCTTCGATTATTTCAGGTAAAAAGAAAACCATTGCATCAAGAACTTTTTCTTCGTCTTCGGTTGCGTTTGCAATCGTTGATATTGATATATTATTTACCATAACTATCCCATCTGATTTTAAATTTAAACAAAATATTGTAAAACAGGTTTAAATAAACTTTGAAATTTTTGAAATAATCTGAAAAAAACTAAAAAAATAAAATAGAAAAATTAGTTAAAAGAATTAAAATAAAGGAAAATTAATTATTTCGCTTTTTTGCTGTTAGCTCTGACACTTGGCCTTACTTTTTCAGTACCTTTTCCTTTGTACATTAATCCTCTTCCTTTTTTACCAGCTGAGGTTAAACCTCTGGTTGCTCTACCTTTGTGGGTTCCTTTGCAGAGCCAGTTGTAGGATTTGTCGCTTTTGATTGACGGATGGCATGAATCAACTAAGATTACTTCGTACCATTTTTGTTTTCCATCTTGTCCTACCCAGTAAGAGTTTAATACTTCCAAGTTAGGGTATTTTTTAGCTGCTCTTTCTTCAGCAATTCTTTGAATGGATTTTGCCATTGTAATTTTGTTGATACCTAATGTTGAAGGTTTTTTGGAGTGTTTTGGTCTTGGTTTTCTTAAACCTCCTCTTCTAACACTAACTCTTACAACAACAATTCCTTGTTTTGCTTTGTATCCTAAGTTTCTAGCCCTATCAATTCTTGTAGGTCTTTCAACTCTAATAACTGAAGGTTCTTTTCTCCAGTCTTGCATTCTTGACCATTGTAACTCTTTAACGTATGAGTTAGCAGGTACTTTCCATGCTTCTTTCACGTAGTTGTACATACTCATGGTATCACTTGTTTCGTCGATTTCTGTTTATGGGTTCAGCTTAATGCTACATGCCCTACGGGAATTCACCCGTCACTAAACTACTAGTATAACCTAGTCTTAACACCATGTATCGTGACAACTATATTAATTTAACGGCAAGTATATAAACAATGGACTAGAGAACAAGTTTAGAACTTGTACACTTTTTTACGATATTAGTTTCTAATTTAAATTTGGTGAAAACATGGTCGACTACTTCGATTACAACAGTTTATTGACAAGAGCGCGAGAACAACTTCCAGAAGAAGTATTCAAAGACGTAAGGTTTGAAATTCCATCTGCAGATAGTTTTGTAGAAGGAAACAGGACCATTATTAAAAACTTCAAAGATATTGCAAAATTCATGGAAAGGGACCCACAAGAATTTGCAAAATACGTAATGAAAGAACTCGGTACTGCAGGGGACATGGAAGGTGTCAGATTAATCTTGCAGGGTAAATTTGGATGGAGAATGGTAAACGAAAAAATCCAAAATTACGTAAATGAATACGTACTCTGTCCAGAATGTGGAAAACCAGACACAAAAATCGTAAAAGAAGGAAGAATACACTTCTTGAAATGTACCGCTTGTGGTGCAATGAAACCAGTTAAGACATTATAAGTACTCTTTTTCTTCTTTTTTACTTAATTAACGAATTTTACATTTTTGGTGATATTATGAAAGGATTCTGCTACCGTTGCGGTCATGAAGGCGAACTTCTAGATGGCTTATGTAAAATCTGCTACACCCACATGAATCCACTTATTGAACTCGATAACGAGATCCACGTTGAAGTCTGCCACATGTGCGGGTCGTACAAGAGAAAACTCTGGCAAGACCCTCAAAAAAAGGAAACTTACGAAGTAATGGAAGAAATTGCATATTTTGGAGTTAAGGATAATTTAAAAAAGGCAAATAAAAGCATTGATGTAGAAATAATTCCACAAGAACCACGACAGCTTCCGGGAGGAAAAAGATCCCGTGTAGAAATCCCAGTTGTTGTTTTTGCAGAAGGACGACTCGTTGGGGAAGACAACGACAGAGATGAAGAAAGACACATTACAGTTTATCTTGATATGGTGCAGTGCCCAAGATGTTCTAGATGTATGTCAAACTACTACGAAGGAACGCTCCAAGTTAGGGCAATGAACCGATTTTTAAATGACAAAGAAAGGATAGAATTGGACGACTTCGTTAGGGATGAAGCTGAAAAACGACTTAATAAAGACAGGATGGCATTTATCTCAAAATATATTCCACAAAAAGAAGGGTTAGACTATCAAATGGGTTCAATGGGTGCAATACGAAATATTGCATCAGCGATAAAAGCCAAATACGGCGGAAAATCAATTGAAACTGCAAAACTCGTTGGAGTAGATAAAGATACTGGAAAAGACCAGTACAGAATTACGGTTGCAGTTCGAATTCCAGAATTTAAACTCGGAGATATTTTAGAATATACTGAAAAACTATATGTCGTTTCTTCGTTGAATGAAGCGAGAGTTTACCTTGAACCTGTTGAACTTGGAGATAAAATTTCACTTGCCTGGAATGAAATTGATAAATCTGCAAAATTAATTAAAAAAGGAGAAGATTGTGAAACTGCCACAGTAATTTCAATTACTCCTGACACGATAACTGCGATGGACGATTCAAATTACGAGATATACGAATACAATAATTCGGTTGAAGATGTAAAAGAAGGAGATAAATTAAGAATATTCAAAAACGAAGAAATCAACAGGATTTTAGAAATTTTAGAATAAATAAAAAAATTTTTTAATTTTAAATTATTCAATTTCTTCAACGTAACATCCGGGCCCCACTTTCGTATAGTAAACCGGACAGTTCCAGACATCCTTAAATATATTTTCGATATCAATTACGTGTTCTTTTTTAGGTATTGTAATAATTGCAGGTCCTGAACCACTGATCGTTATACCGTAGACCATATCTTTTACCTTTTCTTTAACTTCGTCATATCCATCAATTAAATTGGCCCTGCATGGTTCAACAACGCAGTCTTTTGACATGTATCTTCCAAAAAGTTCTAAATCGTTGTTATATAATGCATAAATCATTCCTGCAGCTTTTCCAACGTTGTTTACCATATCGTTTATTGGAATTTCCTTTGGAAGTATTTCTCTTGCGGTTTTCGTACTTACCTGAATGTTTGGAAGTGCAACTAAAACTTCAATATCTACGGGGATATGAAGTACTTCTAAAGGATCGTAGCTTGTTGTAAGTGTAAATCCCCCAAAAATTGCAGGAGCTACGTTATCTGCGTGAGGAGCGCCTGCGGCGACTGCTTCCCCAAGTGAAGAATATTTAACAAGTTCTAATTTGGATAATCCCAGTTCAAAAAGTTCATTTAATGCAAATGCAACTCCTGCACATGACGCGGAACTACTTCCAAGACCGCTTCCGGGTTTTATTCCTTTATTTATATGAATATGGATTCCTGATTCGATATTAAAATCTTCCATCATCTTTTTAGCAACCACTCCTGCGGTATTTTCGTCCACTTTTGTAGATATCTCTTCTGCTTTTTCCCCGTCAACAGAAATTGTAATTCCTTGTTCCGTTTTTTCGACTTCCAATGTATCATATGGCTTTGAAAGAGCAAGCCCGAAAATATCATACCCCGGACCGAGATTTGCAGAAGTTCCAGGCGAACACACCTTTACTTTTTTCATAATACCACCAAAATAATCCAAATATTGTTTGTCATTTGTTAAATTATAAGTAAAAATAGATATAAAAATGCTACTCAGATTTATAATCTTTTGAAATCAGCAAAAAAGTTGTTAATAAAATATTAATTAAATAATGCGTAGAATTTTCCATTTCTTGTCCCAAAATAGATTGTTCCGTTTTTATCTATTGTTGGAGTAGCTATTATCCAGCTTCCCGTTTGAAAATTCCACTTTTCAGTTCCGTCGGGGTTTATTGCGTATAAATGACCATCATATGAACCAAAATAAATTGTTCCGGTGTTTCCAATTACGGGGGAAGATTCTATACGTTTATCCGTTTTAAAACGCCACTTTTCAGTTCCGTCGGGGTTTATTGCATAGAGATAACCATCGAGGGACGTTACATAGATCGTTCCATCTTCTGAAATTGCAGGCCTTGTAACAATCCAGTATCCAGCATAAAATTTCCACTTTTCAGTTCCGTCGGGGTTTATTGCATAGACCTTATCTGAACCAAAATAAATTGTTCCATCTTTACCAATGGATACTGCAGAAGTTATTGTATCATTAGTTTTAAAACGCCACTTTTCAGTTCCGTCGGGGTTTATTGCATAGAGATAATTGTCATTTGATCCAACATAAATTGTTCCATCTTCTGAAACTATGGGTGTTGCATATATTGCCCTATTGGTTTTAAAACGCCACTTTTCAGTTCCGTCGGGGTTTATTGCATAGAGATAACCATCGAGGGACGTTACATAAAGTACGTCTTCAAAAATCGTAAAGTCGGATGCTATTGCTTTTTTTGTACCAAATTTCCACTTTTCAGTTCCGTCGGGGTTTATTGCATAGACCTTATCTGAACCAAAATAAATTGTTCCATCTTTACCAATGGATGGCTTGCACTCAATTATTTCGTCCGATTTAAAAGACCACTTTACAGACCCATCAGGATTTATTGCATAAAGATTTTTATCGCCTGAACCAACATATACGGTTCCGTTTTTAGAAAGAATAGGGCTTGAATCGATACTATTTCCGATCAAAAATTCCCATTTAATTTTACAATCATTTACGCCCCCACGCAACATGATATCCCCCGATATGGCTTTTGCAATTTATTATAAATTTGTGCTTATAACTTATATATTATTTTTCATTGACTGTAATTAAATCTAAACTATTTTAAATTAAAAAACAGAGAACTATTATTGATAATAGTTAGTTAAAAGCTAAAGAGGGGACAATAGTGGTTAAAAAAATAAGCTGTAATGAAGTATTAATTCCGCTGGAAACTCCAAAGTCAATGCATGAGGAATATATTCAAAATTACCTGAATCTTACAAGAAATACGGGCAATTTAATGCTTTTTGCAGGCGATCAAAAAATCGAACATTTGAACGAAGATTTTTACGGAAAAGATATTTCAAAAGATGATGCAAATCCAGAACACCTGTTTAAAATTGCTAAAAGTTCAAAAATAGGTGGTTTTGCAGTTCAGTTTGGATTACTGTCAAGATACGGCCACGATTATAAAGATATAAATTACATCATAAAATTAAATTCAAAAACAAATCTTGTAGAAACGAACCAGAAAGACCCGATAAGCCGTTCACTGATAAATATTAACAATATTCTGGAATTTAAAAAAAATTCTGGAATTAATATAGTTGGAGTTGGCTACACAATATACCTTGGAAGTGAATATGAGCCAGAGATGCTTTCTGAAGCTTCGAAAATAATTTACGAAGCCCATAAAGGAGGACTCGTTGTAATTCTCTGGATTTATCCGAGAGGAAAATCTGTAGAGAATGAAAAAGATCCCCATCTAATTGCTGGAGCCACCGGCGTTGCATCGTGCCTTGGTGCAGATTTTGTAAAAGTAAACTATCCAAAATCAGAAAATCCTGCAGAATCATTTAAAGAAGCTGTTATGGCTGCCGGAAGAACGAAAGTAGTCTGTGCAGGCGGATCAAGCACAGATATTGAATCATTTTTAAAACAGCTTTACGAACAGATCCATATAAGCGGGGCGTCAGGAAATGCCACTGGCAGAAATATACATCAAAAATCATTTTCAGATGCCATATCAATGTGTAATGCAATCTATGCAATAACAATTGACGGAAAAACTGTTTCAGAAGCTTTAAATATATACAACGAAAGAAAATCTTAAAAGGTGATACTATGGATATGGAAATGATACTTGGACTTATTGATACCCTTGAAAAAAAAGGTGTTGGAATTCAGCTATCTGTTGAAAATCAGAAAACCGTTGAAATTTCGATAAAAAATAAAAATGTGGACATAAATATTGTAGATCCGTCAAAAATAGGAAAATTAATAAAAGAACTTAATATTAAGACTAATTAATCTTTAACCATTTCTTTTAATATAAAATCTTTCTTTTCTATTGCCATGTCGCATGTTTTTTTGACTTTTTCTTTCATTTCTTCAAAGTTATCAGGTTTTTGTTCGCCAACTACCTTTTTAACTGGAGTGTATGCTGCTTCCCGGAATTTTGGAATTAAAAGTTCTTTTTCGCCATTTTTATCAATTAAATAGCTAACGTCTCCTTCTTTTACGACCCCAATCTGTTTAGCACCGGTTTTTTCCATTATTTCTCCAGCTTTATCTTCTGGAGCAATTATCAAAAGGCTGTCAATTGAAACTCCTAAAGGATCAATATTTAATTTTTGGAGCATTTCCAAGACTTTCGGGTTTACGAGTTCATTGACTTTTTCTTTGTAAATCTCAAGTGAAACTTTTGCGGTGTTTGTAATCTCAAAAGCATCCCCCCTTAATCCGCCATTTGTAACATCGGTCATTACGTGAATGTGTTTTAAAAGGTCATTTTCAATTAAATTTTTGCATGATTTTAAAAAATCAACGTTAATCGTTTCTTTTATAACGTCAAACATTCCGTAATAGAGCGCAGTTGTAGAAATTGTTCCACCACCGCTTCCTTCAGTCATTAAAATTACATCCCCAACTTCAGCTCTTTTTCTTGCAGTTGGTTCTCCTTTTCCAATTGTTCCGATTGCACCAACAGCACTGACCATCCTGTCCCCTAAAACCATGTCCCCGCCAACTCTCAAGGTACTTCCTGCAACAAGCGGTACATTTACAGCTTCGGAAACTGCACAGATTCCAGCAGTGTAATCGAATATTTTTGAAACGTCTCCATCGTCTGCAAGGTGAATGTCACTTATAACTGCAACTGCGTCTGCACCCATAACGTAAACGTCCCTTAAAGCAGCTCTTGCAACGTGAAATCCTGCAATAAATGGAAAATCGCTTAATCTAGAGTGGGTTCCATCAACTGCAACAACTACGTGTTCTGCATTTGCTTTTACAACCCCTGCATCGTCCTGTTCAGTACTATCAACTTCAGTTTCTAAATTTGTACTTTCAATAATTCTCGCAATTTCGCGGTGAACAAAAAAATCGCCTTCTCCTCGGCTTCCAACACCCATTTTTCCCATTGTAATTCCGGATTCTGGGCAGTCGAGTAAATATTTTAAATTTTTATCTTCTGATTCATGGTATTTTTCAGTTGTCTTTACTTCTTCGACCACTGCTTCGACAAATCTTCTTGCCCATCCTTCATCAGTGTCTTTAACTTCAATTACTTTTTTAAAACCGTCTTCAATGATTTTAGACTCTGAAATTCCCTTTTTCAGACACTTTCTTACGTACCTTTCGATATCCATTCTTTCACCGGCTTAGAAAAAACAAAAATAAATAAAATGTTTGATAATTAAAAAAATAAAAATTAGTTTCCAAGTTTTAAAATAGCTTCAGCTAAATCCCCATTAGCTTCTTCTAATGCTTTTTTAGCTTCTTCTTTTGAAACTCCGCACTGGCTTGAAACCATTTCGATGTCTTCTTCAGTTACTTCAACTTTTACTTCAACATCTTCGATTTTTTCTTCTTCTTTTGCTACTTTCTTAGCTTTTCCAGTAATCGAATAAGTTTTATTTCCAAGCATGTCCATTACCTGAACTTTTGGTTTTTCAAAGACCAAGAGTTGGTCTTCAAGTTCAATTGTAACCTTAACAGCTTTCAAATCTTCGGCATCCATTCCGAAATCTTTCATCATCTTCTGCATTTGTTTCATCATTCTTGGATTAAACTTTCCTCCGCCAGGAAACATGATAAACACCTCATAATTAGTTCGAATATGTTTAGAATAACTATAATTTGATAACATGATATAAAAACTTATAATAAATTAAAATCTGATTGTACAACTCCTCAAAATCAATAATTCCATAAATCAAAATATTTTAATTGATTTTTGTTGTTAATCAGAGATTTTTAGACTTTTTTTACAAAGATCCACTCTACTATTTTTATATAGTATTTTGTCATAATTTTGGTATCTTAATCAGAAGGGGAATAGTATGGATGCAAAACTCATGAACATCAATGACAAAGAATTAATTAAGAAATCTATTCAAACAATCCAAAAACTCTCTGAAAAACTGGATGATGTAAAAATAATGCACGTTTGTGGATCACACGAACATACCATCTGTAAATACGGAATAAGAGACGTTTTACCGGACAATATTACGGTAGTTCCTGGACCAGGATGCCCAGTGTGTGTTACAACACAGAAAGAAATCGATGAAGCAATGTACCTTGCTGAACAGGGATACACGATTGCAACCCTTGGAGATATGTATCGAGTTCCGGGAAGTGAAAAATCATTAATGCAACTTCAATCCGAAGGTGCAGATGTAAAAATTGTTTACGGAATTGGAGATGCAGTTAAACTTGCAAAAAAACAGGATGAAAAGGTAGTATTTGTTGCAATCGGATTTGAAACCACTGCTCCAACAACTGCCGCAGAATTATTAAATAAACCTGAAAATTTCTACATATTAAAT
Above is a genomic segment from Methanococcus maripaludis containing:
- a CDS encoding RNA-binding domain-containing protein, producing MVNNISISTIANATEDEEKVLDAMVFFLPEIIEEDDLETETVETEGNFGNPIEIHTVKISGKKAKMVFNYIIDLIKSDERNVNRLKSEMDSRIEKNKLYLRFDKQKAYLEECKLSDGDDTVRIVVNFKIFVPSGKEEKVKEMVLERLDKQGVF
- a CDS encoding AIR synthase-related protein, which codes for MDIERYVRKCLKKGISESKIIEDGFKKVIEVKDTDEGWARRFVEAVVEEVKTTEKYHESEDKNLKYLLDCPESGITMGKMGVGSRGEGDFFVHREIARIIESTNLETEVDSTEQDDAGVVKANAEHVVVAVDGTHSRLSDFPFIAGFHVARAALRDVYVMGADAVAVISDIHLADDGDVSKIFDYTAGICAVSEAVNVPLVAGSTLRVGGDMVLGDRMVSAVGAIGTIGKGEPTARKRAEVGDVILMTEGSGGGTISTTALYYGMFDVIKETINVDFLKSCKNLIENDLLKHIHVMTDVTNGGLRGDAFEITNTAKVSLEIYKEKVNELVNPKVLEMLQKLNIDPLGVSIDSLLIIAPEDKAGEIMEKTGAKQIGVVKEGDVSYLIDKNGEKELLIPKFREAAYTPVKKVVGEQKPDNFEEMKEKVKKTCDMAIEKKDFILKEMVKD
- a CDS encoding rubredoxin is translated as MSVWKCTVCGYEYDEEKEGKKFSELPDTWTCPLCGAKKSAFVEL
- a CDS encoding 50S ribosomal protein L15e; the protein is MSMYNYVKEAWKVPANSYVKELQWSRMQDWRKEPSVIRVERPTRIDRARNLGYKAKQGIVVVRVSVRRGGLRKPRPKHSKKPSTLGINKITMAKSIQRIAEERAAKKYPNLEVLNSYWVGQDGKQKWYEVILVDSCHPSIKSDKSYNWLCKGTHKGRATRGLTSAGKKGRGLMYKGKGTEKVRPSVRANSKKAK
- the hypA gene encoding hydrogenase maturation nickel metallochaperone HypA, yielding MHELSYATSVLNAILEAVEQQEALGRKVIKVNDINLEIGELTLLSVDQLQFVFEVISEDTVCKGAELKAEMVKPKIFCMDCEFEGDLDTKDELEVICPKCESRNVKLKGGKEFNIVNATIEFDDEE
- a CDS encoding N-glycosylase/DNA lyase, with amino-acid sequence MENLEKINELVEIFGHFDVEFAKNMEEKMDTQYLVLQNLKYSMDNDEMFIKLVILNSIVSYQLCTTGELWWGEFSEYWSKNEVNNDNLGEKYINFLKNSKGNRRLLNVKIKRIEKVIPFLETINLLDFKNYYVTMEELLEKLSKCLNSKKNAKTIVFALKMFGYSSRIVFNEFIPYPMEIEIPKDSRIEKYTLKFTDKDPIKFWNNISKITKIPPLHIDSIIWPVLGKKFDFESCNGKIGKKSKYLFKLLEF
- a CDS encoding thiamine pyrophosphate-dependent enzyme, whose amino-acid sequence is MEKNPFQRTEKIDISWCPGCGNFAIKASLSNALSKLKLNPQNVAIVSGIGQAGKMPHYITVNGFHTLHGRAIPAATAVKTTNPELTVIAEGGDGDMYAEGGNHLIHAIRRNPNITVLIHNNQIYGLTKGQASPTTLVSTKTPTQPWGVFEEPLNSIALAISLNASFVARTFSGNIEKTEEIIIEAINHKGLSIVDIFHPCPSFNKVNTLQWYKEHTYYLEGHDVTDRKKAFEKSLETDKYPLGIFYTCEKPVFEDVVPPYISEKTPIWKREPNLEKIEEIMNSKRT
- a CDS encoding translation initiation factor IF-2 subunit beta, which codes for MVDYFDYNSLLTRAREQLPEEVFKDVRFEIPSADSFVEGNRTIIKNFKDIAKFMERDPQEFAKYVMKELGTAGDMEGVRLILQGKFGWRMVNEKIQNYVNEYVLCPECGKPDTKIVKEGRIHFLKCTACGAMKPVKTL
- a CDS encoding aldolase → MVKKISCNEVLIPLETPKSMHEEYIQNYLNLTRNTGNLMLFAGDQKIEHLNEDFYGKDISKDDANPEHLFKIAKSSKIGGFAVQFGLLSRYGHDYKDINYIIKLNSKTNLVETNQKDPISRSLININNILEFKKNSGINIVGVGYTIYLGSEYEPEMLSEASKIIYEAHKGGLVVILWIYPRGKSVENEKDPHLIAGATGVASCLGADFVKVNYPKSENPAESFKEAVMAAGRTKVVCAGGSSTDIESFLKQLYEQIHISGASGNATGRNIHQKSFSDAISMCNAIYAITIDGKTVSEALNIYNERKS
- a CDS encoding PQQ-binding-like beta-propeller repeat protein gives rise to the protein MLRGGVNDCKIKWEFLIGNSIDSSPILSKNGTVYVGSGDKNLYAINPDGSVKWSFKSDEIIECKPSIGKDGTIYFGSDKVYAINPDGTEKWKFGTKKAIASDFTIFEDVLYVTSLDGYLYAINPDGTEKWRFKTNRAIYATPIVSEDGTIYVGSNDNYLYAINPDGTEKWRFKTNDTITSAVSIGKDGTIYFGSDKVYAINPDGTEKWKFYAGYWIVTRPAISEDGTIYVTSLDGYLYAINPDGTEKWRFKTDKRIESSPVIGNTGTIYFGSYDGHLYAINPDGTEKWNFQTGSWIIATPTIDKNGTIYFGTRNGKFYALFN
- a CDS encoding homoserine kinase; its protein translation is MKKVKVCSPGTSANLGPGYDIFGLALSKPYDTLEVEKTEQGITISVDGEKAEEISTKVDENTAGVVAKKMMEDFNIESGIHIHINKGIKPGSGLGSSSASCAGVAFALNELFELGLSKLELVKYSSLGEAVAAGAPHADNVAPAIFGGFTLTTSYDPLEVLHIPVDIEVLVALPNIQVSTKTAREILPKEIPINDMVNNVGKAAGMIYALYNNDLELFGRYMSKDCVVEPCRANLIDGYDEVKEKVKDMVYGITISGSGPAIITIPKKEHVIDIENIFKDVWNCPVYYTKVGPGCYVEEIE
- a CDS encoding 60S ribosomal export protein NMD3 produces the protein MKGFCYRCGHEGELLDGLCKICYTHMNPLIELDNEIHVEVCHMCGSYKRKLWQDPQKKETYEVMEEIAYFGVKDNLKKANKSIDVEIIPQEPRQLPGGKRSRVEIPVVVFAEGRLVGEDNDRDEERHITVYLDMVQCPRCSRCMSNYYEGTLQVRAMNRFLNDKERIELDDFVRDEAEKRLNKDRMAFISKYIPQKEGLDYQMGSMGAIRNIASAIKAKYGGKSIETAKLVGVDKDTGKDQYRITVAVRIPEFKLGDILEYTEKLYVVSSLNEARVYLEPVELGDKISLAWNEIDKSAKLIKKGEDCETATVISITPDTITAMDDSNYEIYEYNNSVEDVKEGDKLRIFKNEEINRILEILE